The window CATGTCATTCTCATTTGGAAACTTCTGTTTGGATTTCCAAATCTTAAAGCAACTGCTAAGTGAAACCAGACATAAAATATGTGGAATGAAGTTGACAGGTAATGAGTTTGGCGGTACAAGCTAAGAAACTAGATAGCTAAATATATCAAGGCCTTGTGAAAACACACATGCTTATATTTCTGATTGATTTTATGATTTCTGATCATACTGATCATTTTTTAAGACAGCTTCCAACTGATAACGTTCCAAGGTCATCTAGAACTATGTTCAGGTTCCCATGATTTAAGTTTGAAGCATGAGTTTCATGGAAGCAAAGTAGGGACAAGTAATTAGTCCTTTTCTGATAGAAAGACTACTCGACTCAACAACTTTTGAATCTAACAGAACTGGATTGCTTCAGCACTAAAATTGTACCTTTTTTTTTCCAGAGTCTAAGGCCACCTCATGATTTGGGCCCTCCATCAAAATCATGACCAACCCATGAACAAGTACATCAAAGAAAATCTCTACAGTTCCTTGTGTATGAAAAGGTCTCAATTGGTCCAGACCATTGTTCTTCTGTAGAAGATTAGGTGCAACTTAGCATCAAATTAATGGTAGTGTGGCAAAAGCATAAAAAAAAAAATTAACAAACACAATTTATTCTTCTCATTTCTTGGCCTTGAAATCCAGAATAACTTGAACAAATATATCCTTGATTCAGTACGTGTTTGAGCCTCAGAGAAAATTCTCCGAGGAAAACGTTCGCCTGGTCAAGCGCTGCCACAAACCGGCCCGACCGGAAAGAATTCACAAAGATGGCGGTCCGTACGGCCATCGGGTTCGTGGTGATGCTTAGGTAATGCATGCATGATCAAACAATTATTGAGCAACTTGTCTGTGACTGATTATATAAGTTTCATATAGATCCATCTGTACATGAATTTTCAGATTCTACTTGTGTTCTGTGTTGGATTATGGATTATAGTTGAAGAAAGACAAGGACCTGTTGAAGAATGACGATATGGTCGCCATTAGTACGTGCATGAGGGAGAGAGCTACTCAAGCTAGGTAGCAGGCATGAAGCTTCACGAGACCAAGTGAGAGAGCATTATTATCATGATGCTTAAAGTTTACCCTGTTTGTTTTTCATTCTAATCTCAAGTCAGTGTTATTCGACATTCTGACTCTGAAAGCAATCTATGATTCCGACCTTCTTTATCGGAATACAGGGCCGAAAACTTCGATCGTTTTCTATATATATACTTGGTGGCAATTTTTGAACTTTTCTACTCTTTTTATATATTTTGGTTTGGTTGGAAATTGGAAATTGAGGTTTTTGTATTTAGGCCGTTGGATTATTGCAATATCTGTGATGCTGCATGTCCTCAAGAAATGAAGCAACAGCCTGGCTTTGGTGGTGTAGTGAAAACATAGGTTTAATTTTAATTTACCATATCCTTATCCACATGAAGGGACCAAGTCAAGAAATTAGTATAAATCGAACTAATTTTCGTAATTTAATTTTCCAAGATACTGAAAACCTTTGCTATTCTTTTGAGGTTGCTTGGAACATTCTAGTGATAGCTAGGGTCAAGAGCCATAGTGGTCAAACACCAGTGGCCTATTGGACTTTGCCTGATTTTCAAACTGGAAATCTGGAAAATTTAAACGAGAAAACCCAGAGGCCGAGCCGCTGGTTTTCTGTAAAGTCAAAAACAATGCTGCCCACAGTAATATGATTTTATAGAACAAATACTTCCATTTAGGACCTTTTCCTCGTTGGGTTTGCTCCAATCCAACGAAACACTATATATACCGACACTAGGGGCACACAGAAGTTCATCCCAAACAGTGAAAAAGATAGAAGTTTGCTCACGTTAAGAAGCACTAGAGGTACCAACTTTTGTTCCAAAGCCAAAGACAAGAGCATTGTGATGGGGCGTTGGATTAGGCCTGAGGTGAGCAATCTATATACATGTATATATGTATGTATATTTTTTATTTTTTGTGTGATATATATGATATATAAATTTGATGAACTATATATATACAGGTTTACCCGCTAATGGCTGCGATGACATTTGTGACAAGTTTGTGCGTATTTCAGCTTACAAGGAATGTAATCCTCAACCCGGATGTCAGGTAGTACCATATATTTGATCATTTCATATATGAATTACTGTGGTGATGTTGATGATCGGTGAGGAGGAGGAGTATTGATCATCTGCTTTCATTTCTATGGTGATTGGTGTTGCAGAGTGAACAAAGCTCACCGGAGAATGGCGGTGCTGGATAACGAAGAAGAGGGAGAGAGGTATGCCGAACATGGCCTCCGGAAGTACCTCCGAACCCGCCGGCCGGAGGTCATGCCTACCATCAACCACTTCTTCTCTCATTCTCAAGAAGATAAATGATCACGATCCATGCAGACTCATTATGCCAACGATCGAACATGGAATAATATCAATTTAGTTTAGTTTACACTTTACAGGTTTTATATCTAGTTTTTGCGTTTGTAGTTCTATATCTTGGGCCTCTTGATGAAATTTAACAAGTGGCCATCTACATGTATGTTTCTTCCATTTTTGTTTCTGTCATGAATATATAATAAGAATGGGTCATGCATGCACTCATTGGTCTCGATCTTACTCGTATTCCTTTTTTCACTGCAACTCAGTCACATTCAATTCTAATTT of the Fragaria vesca subsp. vesca linkage group LG6, FraVesHawaii_1.0, whole genome shotgun sequence genome contains:
- the LOC101313329 gene encoding uncharacterized protein LOC101313329, producing MGRWIRPEVYPLMAAMTFVTSLCVFQLTRNVILNPDVRVNKAHRRMAVLDNEEEGERYAEHGLRKYLRTRRPEVMPTINHFFSHSQEDK